From the genome of Halanaerobiales bacterium, one region includes:
- the hisB gene encoding imidazoleglycerol-phosphate dehydratase HisB, whose product MIELKRETTETKIYLKLDLYGEGNYDIKTGIGFFDHMLELWSRHGFFDLELKVEGDLEVDDHHTVEDTGIMLGKAINKELGNRAGIKRYADIILPMDETLLMTAVDLGGRSYYKSDFSFSRNEVGGFAVELVDEFFRSLVSHGKLNLHFSQIRGENTHHIVEGAFKAFARALDKATDAEKRLKDKPLSTKGQLQEGGRH is encoded by the coding sequence ATGATTGAATTAAAAAGAGAGACCACTGAAACAAAAATTTATTTAAAATTAGATCTTTATGGTGAAGGTAATTATGATATAAAAACTGGTATTGGATTTTTTGATCATATGCTAGAACTCTGGAGCCGTCATGGTTTTTTTGACTTAGAGTTAAAAGTTGAAGGTGATTTAGAAGTTGATGACCATCATACAGTAGAAGATACGGGGATAATGCTGGGAAAAGCAATAAATAAAGAGCTGGGAAATAGAGCGGGGATTAAACGTTATGCAGATATTATTCTTCCTATGGACGAAACTTTGCTAATGACTGCAGTTGATCTTGGTGGTAGATCTTATTATAAAAGTGATTTTTCATTTAGTAGAAATGAAGTTGGTGGATTTGCAGTAGAGTTAGTAGATGAGTTTTTCCGTTCCTTAGTTTCTCATGGAAAACTAAATTTACATTTCAGCCAAATCCGAGGAGAAAATACTCATCATATAGTTGAAGGGGCATTTAAAGCTTTTGCCCGGGCCCTTGATAAAGCTACTGATGCAGAAAAAAGATTGAAAGATAAACCTCTCTCAACTAAAGGCCAATTACAAGAAGGAGGTAGACATTGA
- the hisH gene encoding imidazole glycerol phosphate synthase subunit HisH, producing MIAVIDYGVGNIGSVLKALEYLNISAKLTSDKDEIKKADGLILPGVGAFGSGMKKLHERNLVKLIKNEVKDGKAILGICLGLQLLFETSEENPSISGLCLIKGKVKKFDKNKVEKVPHMGWNSLEETEEIKLFSDIDNPRDFYFIHSYYVKPDNADLIKAETSYGNTKFTSLVNKGNIWGIQPHPEKSSQKGLQLLKNFAEKIVGGN from the coding sequence TTGATAGCAGTTATAGATTATGGAGTAGGTAATATTGGCAGTGTTTTGAAAGCACTTGAATATCTTAATATCTCGGCCAAATTAACCTCTGATAAAGATGAGATAAAAAAAGCTGATGGATTAATTCTACCTGGGGTAGGTGCCTTTGGTTCAGGAATGAAAAAGTTACATGAAAGAAATCTTGTAAAATTAATTAAAAATGAAGTTAAAGATGGTAAAGCAATTTTAGGAATTTGTCTTGGATTACAACTTCTTTTTGAGACAAGTGAAGAAAATCCTTCAATAAGTGGTCTTTGTTTGATAAAAGGAAAAGTGAAAAAATTTGATAAAAATAAGGTAGAAAAAGTACCCCATATGGGCTGGAATAGTCTGGAAGAAACAGAAGAAATTAAACTTTTTTCTGATATAGATAATCCCCGTGATTTTTATTTTATTCACAGTTATTATGTAAAACCGGATAATGCAGATTTGATAAAAGCTGAAACTAGTTATGGTAATACTAAATTCACTTCTCTTGTTAATAAAGGTAATATCTGGGGAATACAACCTCATCCCGAAAAAAGTAGTCAAAAGGGATTACAATTATTGAAAAATTTTGCTGAAAAGATAGTAGGAGGTAATTAA
- the hisA gene encoding 1-(5-phosphoribosyl)-5-[(5-phosphoribosylamino)methylideneamino]imidazole-4-carboxamide isomerase → MEVIPAVDIKDGKCVRLTQGDYNKEKIYNNSPLAAAKYWIEKGAKSIHLVDLNGAKDGKTVNFEKIKEITENIDIPIQLGGGIRSFSDMNKYFELGIDRLIVSTIALKNKELLKKALNKFGQDKIIVSLDIKEGKIAVKGWLETAELNPEEFLDNLIELGVKNIIFTDISSDGMLTGPDLEMINKLNREEIELIAAGGISTKNDLKKLNKIGIKKAVVGKALYEEKIKLEEWN, encoded by the coding sequence ATGGAAGTAATTCCAGCAGTTGATATAAAAGATGGTAAATGTGTGAGATTAACTCAGGGAGACTATAATAAAGAAAAAATATATAATAATAGCCCTCTTGCAGCAGCTAAATATTGGATAGAAAAAGGAGCAAAGAGTATCCATTTAGTAGATTTAAATGGTGCCAAAGATGGAAAAACAGTTAATTTTGAAAAAATAAAGGAAATAACTGAGAATATAGATATTCCGATTCAATTAGGAGGCGGGATTCGTAGTTTTAGTGATATGAATAAATATTTTGAGCTTGGGATTGATAGATTAATAGTAAGTACTATTGCTCTTAAAAATAAAGAACTTCTCAAAAAAGCATTAAATAAATTTGGCCAGGATAAAATTATTGTCAGTCTTGACATCAAAGAAGGGAAAATTGCTGTCAAAGGTTGGCTTGAAACTGCAGAATTAAATCCAGAAGAATTTTTGGATAATTTGATTGAATTAGGAGTTAAAAATATAATTTTTACGGATATTTCAAGTGATGGAATGTTAACTGGCCCTGATTTAGAAATGATAAATAAATTAAATAGAGAAGAAATTGAACTTATTGCTGCTGGAGGGATTTCTACTAAAAATGATTTGAAAAAGCTAAATAAAATAGGAATAAAAAAAGCAGTAGTTGGTAAAGCTCTCTATGAAGAAAAAATAAAACTTGAAGAATGGAATTAA